In the Arachis hypogaea cultivar Tifrunner chromosome 20, arahy.Tifrunner.gnm2.J5K5, whole genome shotgun sequence genome, cctctTGTCCAAACTAGCGAGCACAAAGCCAGGAACGGGTAACCGATCTCTTATTCAAGGCATGGTGAAAGAGCCAACGGTCGCCCTCCACTTGACGGAGGCGAGCCCCTCCTGGCTGGACCCCATCACAAACTTCCTGGAGCTCGGCAAGTTACCCGACGACGAGAAGACAGCTAGAACGTTGAGAAGGGAGGCAGCCAGATATGCAATCATACAAGGGCAATTATTCAGAAAGGGGCTCAGCCAACCCCTATTGAAATGCTtgcaccccgaccagacggaTTACGTACTTAGAGAAGTCCACGAGGGATGTTACGGCCATCACATCGGGGGAAAGGCCCTAGCgaggaagctcatccgagctggaTATTACTGGCCGTCAATGATGAAAGACTCTAGAGAATTTGTTAAAAAGTGCGTGAAGTATCAACAAAATGCGAACTTCCACAAGGCGCCGGCCTCAGAGCTAAGCCTTTTAACGACCACAAGACCTTTCGCTCAATGGGGAGTTGACCTTTTAGGACCTTTTCCGGTtggcccaggacaagtcaaatatctCATAGTGGCCATCGATTACTACACCAAGTGAATAGAGGCCGAGCCACTGGCCAGCATATCTTCctccaattgcaggaagttcatgtggagacagGTTATAACCCGGTTCGGCATCCCGGAGGTCGTTATCTCGGATAATGGAATACAAttcactgacaagaagttcacgGAGTTCCTCACCGGCCTAGGGGTAAAACAAAAGTTTTCCTCAGTTGAACACCCCCAGACAAACGGACAAGTAGAGTCCGCGAACAAGGTCATCTTACTCGACCTCAAGAAACGACTAGACAACAAGAAAGGCGCTTGGGCCGACGAGCTCGCTTCAGTCCTATGGTCCTACCGAACAACCGGCAAAGCGCTACGGGAGAAACCCCTTTTCGCCTAACATACGAGATCGACGCCGTGATACCCGTCGAAATCGGCGAACCGAGCCCGCGGCTACTGCTCGCAGGTGTGGACGAAGTGGTAGAAAAGGACCTGGTGGAGGAGATGAGGGAGATGGCCCACTTGTCAGAAACGGCGTtgaaacaaagaatagccctgCGCTACAACGCTAAAGTCCTCAGGAGGGATTTTGGGGAAAGAGACCTCGTTCTGCGACGCAACGACGTTGGTCTGCCGACccttggagaaggaaagctggcggcaaattgggaaggtccctacagaattAGAGAAGTGCTCGGTAAGGGTGTCTACAAACTCGAGAGACTTGACGGCAAAGAAATCCCCAGAACATGGAATGCAGGTAACTTGAGAAGGTTCTACTCCTGACTCGGGAAAGCCGACCAGGGGCCTAACGGACTCATGTATGCTCGCTCTGTTCACATGTTAATTTTTAGTCCATTTTTAGCTATTTACTCTTATCGAATACTTGCCATATTAACAAGCTTGCCTAGCTGACGATTAATTCCCACTTGTCAAAATATTCTCCTACTTATCTGTTGCTTCCCAATACGCGCTTCACACGATTGCGTCCTGAAACGGTagcccgggactgatcaccccgggagctaGACAGACCATTACCATAATTAACACGGCGACAACACGACCAAATCGGTCCAAATCATTACCAACGTAAAAACGACAAAACGGGCACAAGCAATGAGCCCACCCCGAAAAGGCGGTAACAAAAATAATACGATGAGCAAGGCGAAAGATAGTAACGGCCACCCGGCCAAACGACCAACTAAACATAACCGTTACGAAGTATTAAATTACAAAACATACAACAAATGTTCAACAAATCTACATCAAAATGTTCAAGTTATAAGAAATCACTTCCTAGGCATATCGACAATCTTGCCGTCTTGGATCATTTTGAAGACCCCAATAGCAGATGTGTTGAAGTCGGGAGCCACGATCTTCACTTGGGCTTTCAGAGCATCTTCAGTCATAGAAATCGCATTCTTCCCCTGCTCTTTGGTCGCTTTCAGCTTCTTCCTGAGCTCCTCGACCTCGGCTTTGGCGGCTTTAGCCAGCAAGACGGCTTGGTCACGCTCCTTCTCCAAGCCAGCCGCCCGACCTTGAACGGCGTTCAGCTGATTCTCCAAGGCCATCTCCCGTTCGGCTAAACAGGCCACCGACTCATCGGAAGCCTTCAACTTCTCCTCGACAGATGTCGTCTTTTCCTCGGATGCCTTGAGCTTCTCCCCCGTCTCGGACAATTGGCTCTGGAGCAGCTCAACTTGCACCTTGAAGTCATTGTTCGCCTTAACAGAGGACTCGAGTTTCCTCCGGAGAGCCTGCATTCTCGACAACTCGAACTCAGCCTTTCGAGCTATCACGGCTCCCCGGAGCAAAGTCCGGTACATCCATCTTGCTTGCCCGGCCAGGTCGGTGCCAAGAAAGTGCTCCTCCATCCCAGGGATCAGCTGGGAATCAATGAACTTTGTGGCATCAAAGTTTCTCTCCATGATGGTGAGAGTCCCCTCTGGGCTGGCAGACGCCCTCCGCCTCTTAGGAGTATGAACGATCTCCACATCATCATACCCTTGGTGAGAAGAGGATGAGTGCCCCCCAACGGCCGCCTCTTCGGGAATGGGGGAACCATGCACCTCGACGGGCTTCTTCTCCGTCACAACGGTGTCCCGGGGAGAGGGCTCAGTCTGGCTCTCTTTCTCCCCGGAAGGACCCTCCGACCTCCCGGCATCTTCCTCCTCAGCCTTCTCTTCATCGCTTTCCTCGAAGAAGGTCTTCATCAGATTTTCAAGTCTCGTTACTGTAGCAGACATTTCCACTGCAGCAAACAGACAAACACGTCAGTCGTTAGATAGGGTAAAGCAAAAGGCGACAAACAACACAAACACAAAACAAAATGACTCACGGATATAGCTCCTGgcggcctcccgttcacccataagGAGATGGGGATTTACGGGGTTCTTCTCAAAAAGGGCAAATAACACATCAGCTATTCTCTTATCTACAGGCAACATCCTTTTATATGTCGCCTTAATAAAAGAGTTCGACCCTGCCCCAAAACTCCAATAGGTGGGAATGAGGCGCTCCCCCTCTAACGACAACCAAAAGGGGTGACGTCCCTTGACGGGGTAGACTTTGAAGAATTTATCTTTGAACCCATGGTAGGAGTCCTCGAACAGACCAAATATTCTCCTACCTTGGTCTGACCGGAAAGAGAGGAACCCCTTCCTCGCTTTCCCTTGTTTGGAGGGATTggtaaggttgaagaagaagagaaagacatCCACCGACACCGGCAACTCGAGATACTCgcaaaccatctcgaaacagcggatagaagcccagctgttcggatggagCTGTGACGGCGATACGGATATCCGACCAAGAAGCGCCATTTGGAAATCGGTGAACGGTATCCGAACGCCAACCTGAGTGAACATGGCTTTAtaaaaccaaatccagtcggTGACCCGGGGAGAGTGGAGATTGATTTCGTACAGCCGCTCACGGGGGGCAGGCACGATGGTCTCATAATTGGTCTCTTCGTCTGTTCCCCCACATAAGTACCCGGCTTGCCGGAACTCCGTCAACTCCGCCAGATCCATCTGGTTCGGCGAGTCCTTTACATCCGAAGTCACCCAAGCATAGGGATCATAGCTCGCCGCGGAAGGTGAAGCCCGAGAGACg is a window encoding:
- the LOC140183171 gene encoding uncharacterized protein, encoding MVLPNNRQSATGETPFRLTYEIDAVIPVEIGEPSPRLLLAGVDEVVEKDLVEEMREMAHLSETALKQRIALRYNAKVLRRDFGERDLVLRRNDVGLPTLGEGKLAANWEGPYRIREVLGKGVYKLERLDGKEIPRTWNAGNLRRFYS